ATGCTTTCGGCGAGGAGTTCTACATGTACGGCTACCAGGTTGGCACCTCCATGGCGTGTCCCCACGTCGCCGGACTGGCAGCATTGTATGCGGAGTATAAGGGCATTACGGTCAACACGCCTGGTGGCAATCTGCAGGTGTGGCGTGCCATCCAGCGCGGTGCAGACAATGCGCAGGGGCGTGCGGACGGCGGCTGGGTGCCCAGTTACGGTTTTGGACGTATCAACGTGCGCCAAACCTTGCTGGAGCAGAACGCTCGTAACGCCACCGTCGGCTGCCTGTCGGGGCAGGTTTACTTCAACGGTACACCGGTGCAGGGCGCGCAAATCGAGGCGCGTGCCATGGTGGGCACCACCCGCAAGGTGACCACCGCCCAGGACTACGGCTTGTGGCGTATCCCGAATCTGCCGCCCGGTTATTACCGCGTTAAAGCCACCGCATTTGGCTACAGTAAAGAGTACGAGTGGGTAGAAGTGGTGGCGGGCGCAGATACGCCTGGGGTGGACTTCTGGCTGGGTCCCGTCGATATGCAACCCGACATCACCCCTCCGGAAGCCCCACAGGTATGGGATGACGGTGCAGTGCAGAGCAGTTTGACCACCCTGCGTGCGCGCTGGTGGAGCAGTGATTTGGAAACGGGCATCTTCCGCTACGACGTGGCAATCGGCACCACGCCCGGAGGCACCGATGTCATGAACTGGACAAACGTGGGGATACGAACCGCAGCCACCTTTAACGTCAGTCTGGCTCATGGCAAGACCTACTACGTCGCCGTGCGAGCGGTGAACGGCGCAGGCTTGACCAGCGCAGTTGGCGTATCAGACGGTATACGGGTGATGATCCCGATAGACCCGCCTGCTCAGCGACCCGGCGGCGGAGGACGGCGCCCCATAACGGTACGATAGGGGATTTGACATTTTGGCGCAAGAATGCGTATACTTCTATAGCATCAACCGGAAGGAGTCAGGTTCCATGAGAACAAAGTTTTTCACCTGCCTGCTGGCGGCAGGCGCGTTGCTCGCAAGCGTGCCCACCTCGGCGCAGGATGTTCAGACCATCCTGAGCAAGGTGGCAGCTGTCTACCAGAATGCGAAGAGCTACCAGGCACAGGCATCGCTGACCGAGACCCGCCAGATGGGCGGACAACGCCAGAAGCGAACGAGCACTATCTCCACCAAGTATAAAGCCCCGAATAAGATAGTCACCATCGTTCAGGGCAGTGACAGCCTGCAGGTGTATAGCGACGGCAAGACGATGTATCTCTACTCCCCGAAGGACAAGGAATACATGAAGATGCCAGCTCCTGCTTCCTTTGCACAACAAGCAGGCATGAGCGGCATCGGTTCCGGCGACCCTTCGCAGATTGGCGCACAGCTGCAGGCGATATTTGGTATGGATGGTAAGAAGCTGCCAGACCGCAACGTGGGGGGCAAGCCGGTGTTCGTGCTCCAGTCAACCCGCTCCGGGCAGTCGCAAGATGGAACGAG
The Bacillota bacterium genome window above contains:
- a CDS encoding DUF2092 domain-containing protein produces the protein MRTKFFTCLLAAGALLASVPTSAQDVQTILSKVAAVYQNAKSYQAQASLTETRQMGGQRQKRTSTISTKYKAPNKIVTIVQGSDSLQVYSDGKTMYLYSPKDKEYMKMPAPASFAQQAGMSGIGSGDPSQIGAQLQAIFGMDGKKLPDRNVGGKPVFVLQSTRSGQSQDGTSSFSVKATAFIDKATYTLRQITLEASQSQGTQKVAQTINFTVLSQQINPNLPDSVFAFRPPAGAKERKAQEMPGRTGGPGAPR